One window from the genome of Propionispora hippei DSM 15287 encodes:
- a CDS encoding PTS galactitol transporter subunit IIC yields the protein MQFIKFILDLGPTVMMPIIIMLLGLLFRQGFPKAFRSGLTIGIGFAGIFLVIGMLTSNLSPATQAMVTNWGLHLDVMDVGWPIAAAISFGTPIVPAVFALGLFINVIMLAMNWTKTMDIDLWNYWHFIYAGALVMYLTNNAIMGIIASGITIIIILKLADWTQPYLVKVFDMPGISLPHTESVSWAPVGIFLNSLIDKIPGINKIDINPVKIQERFGVFGEPMLIGLVLGAFIGSLAGYDIKGIVQLSVNMAAVLFLMPRMVRILMEGLLPLSESGREYLNKRFPGKEVFIGLDAAVVIGHPSVMAVCLLMIPITLLLAAVLPGNRILPFTDLAGLPFCLLWAVAPTKGNVFRGLIISTILMVAILYIATDLAPVTTLMAKGVNFPFPEGTAAISSLDGGAHLIPYILYKIVELFH from the coding sequence GTGCAATTCATTAAATTTATTCTCGATTTAGGGCCAACGGTAATGATGCCGATTATTATCATGTTGTTAGGTTTGCTTTTTCGTCAGGGATTTCCCAAAGCGTTTCGTTCCGGATTAACTATTGGTATTGGCTTTGCCGGTATCTTTTTGGTTATCGGCATGCTAACCAGCAACCTGTCTCCGGCTACGCAGGCCATGGTTACAAACTGGGGACTTCATCTGGATGTTATGGATGTGGGCTGGCCGATTGCCGCAGCCATTAGCTTTGGTACACCTATTGTTCCGGCCGTCTTCGCTTTAGGTCTTTTTATTAATGTGATTATGCTGGCAATGAACTGGACTAAAACTATGGATATCGACTTATGGAACTACTGGCACTTTATCTATGCCGGAGCTCTGGTTATGTATTTGACGAATAATGCCATTATGGGGATTATCGCATCAGGCATTACGATTATTATCATTCTTAAACTGGCTGACTGGACACAGCCTTATCTGGTAAAAGTCTTTGACATGCCGGGGATTTCCCTGCCTCATACCGAGTCGGTCTCCTGGGCGCCTGTGGGTATCTTTCTAAACAGCCTCATTGATAAAATTCCCGGTATTAATAAAATTGATATCAATCCTGTGAAAATTCAGGAACGGTTTGGTGTTTTTGGTGAACCTATGTTGATAGGGTTGGTACTTGGTGCATTTATCGGTTCGTTAGCCGGGTATGATATAAAAGGTATTGTTCAACTAAGTGTAAATATGGCGGCTGTTCTGTTCCTAATGCCCCGTATGGTGCGGATTTTGATGGAAGGTTTGCTGCCTCTATCGGAAAGCGGACGCGAATATTTAAATAAGCGTTTTCCGGGAAAAGAAGTATTTATTGGTTTGGATGCGGCTGTCGTTATCGGCCATCCTTCGGTTATGGCGGTTTGTTTGCTGATGATTCCGATTACGCTGTTATTGGCGGCTGTACTTCCCGGCAACCGGATTTTACCGTTTACCGACTTGGCCGGTTTGCCGTTCTGCCTCTTATGGGCCGTGGCGCCTACCAAAGGAAATGTGTTCCGTGGTCTGATTATCAGTACCATTTTGATGGTAGCTATCCTTTATATTGCCACTGATCTGGCACCGGTTACCACGTTAATGGCCAAAGGAGTTAACTTCCCGTTCCCGGAAGGAACAGCAGCTATTTCCTCACTTGACGGTGGTGCCCATCTGATTCCATACATTCTGTATAAAATCGTCGAACTGTTTCATTAA